From Apium graveolens cultivar Ventura chromosome 9, ASM990537v1, whole genome shotgun sequence, the proteins below share one genomic window:
- the LOC141683647 gene encoding putative nucleoredoxin 1-2 isoform X2, whose amino-acid sequence MNYIEENKLLSKRERGNDLEEDKLSNKRKRNHKEAKESVLQTGDIINLSHLLFTKDRDYLITCHHRNTNKLVKIKAKDLGDQTSIRRLERMFGIRDARHIGPLSFIIDPSGVVLQSHATPLLISYGAAAYPFTNERIKFLESEDSLLRTQPRSVEKLLSSPDRDYLINNKGNQVPLHNLDDKVVGLYFCPCLDGLRTTRKLEMVYHELSQKMEKFEIVLIYAHGWCEHEETCSLIDEDSFLHELKTMPWLALPFEDTNCIKKLQRLFQYPQGLDWPRPDARMVIIGPHGEFLEPLGTHILSTYGSPAYPFTLLSAVNLELERAKKVKPEMLWELDAVFTRSIGSHIRFSQFVGRKIIVLYETYETDKWVTTNTLRELKARYLEMKGTDDEFEVIHIFCDEKFSTRIKAPVPWLMHPPFDKNTFADKFMCSVFGNESGLLAFDADGSVVRVTAFPQFGDNRSFPFYHNGNMEDEVLLDVKEKIAGRLELVYGSDMRFDDYE is encoded by the exons ATGAATTATATTGAGGaaaataaattattatctaaAAGGGAGAGGGGCAACGATTTGGAGGAGGATAAATTATCAAATAAGAGGAAGAGAAACCATAAGGAGGCAAAAGAGAGCGTTCTTCAAACGGGTGATATTATTAATTTATCGCACCTTCTTTTCACCAAAGACAGGGATTATCTCATCACTTGCCACCACCGGAATACCAACAAACTG GTCAAGATCAAGGCCAAGGATCTTGGGG ATCAAACGTCCATTCGACGCCTGGAAAGAATGTTTGGTATCCGCGATGCCAGGCATATCGGCCCTCTCTCATTTATCATTGACCCCTCAGGTGTGGTTTTGCAGTCTCATGCCACCCCTTTGCTTATTAGCTACGGAGCTGCTGCCTATCCTTTTACCAATGAAAGAATAAAATTCCTCGAGTCTGAAGATAGTCTATTACGAACTCAGCCTCGTTCTGTTGAAAAACTCTTGTCCTCTCCTGACCGTGATTATCTCATCAACAACAAAGGAAATCAG GTACCTCTTCATAATCTTGATGATAAGGTGGTAGGTTTATATTTTTGTCCATGTCTAGATGGACTAAGAACCACTAGGAAGCTGGAGATGGTTTATCACGAGTTGTCCCAAAAAATGGAAAAGTTTGAGATTGTTCTCATTTATGCACATGGCTGGTGTGAGCATGAGGAAACTTGTTCCCTTATAGATGAAGATTCCTTCTTGCATGAACTTAAGACAATGCCATGGCTGGCGCTTCCATTTGAAGACACAAATTGTATTAAGAAGTTGCAGAGACTCTTCCAATATCCCCAAGGTCTGGACTGGCCGAGGCCAGATGCAAGGATGGTGATCATCGGTCCTCATGGAGAATTTTTAGAACCGCTGGGCACTCACATATTGTCGACGTATGGTTCTCCAGCGTACCCATTCACCTTACTCAGTGCTGTCAATTTAGAGCTTGAAAGGGCAAAGAAAGTGAAGCCGGAGATGTTATGGGAACTAGACGCAGTATTCACACGAAGTATTGGGTCCCATATTCGATTTTCCCAATTTGTTGGAAGGAAAATCATAGTCTTATATGAGACTTATGAGACTGACAAATGGGTAACCACTAATACATTGAGGGAGCTGAAAGCAAGGTATTTAGAGATGAAGGGTACCGATGACGAGTTTGAAGTGATCCACATCTTCTGTGATGAGAAGTTTTCTACGCGCATCAAAGCACCCGTGCCATGGTTGATGCATCCTCCTTTTGACAAGAACACGTTTGCAGACAAATTTATGTGTTCTGTTTTTGGTAATGAAAGTGGACTTCTTGCATTTGATGCTGACGGGTCGGTTGTCAGAGTGACAGCATTCCCGCAATTTGGTGACAACAGGTCTTTTCCCTTCTATCACAATGGGAATATGGAAGACGAGGTCTTGCTGGATGTGAAGGAGAAAATTGCAGGTAGGTTAGAGTTAGTGTATGGGTCTGACATGCGCTTTGATGATTATGAGTAA
- the LOC141683647 gene encoding putative nucleoredoxin 1 isoform X1 yields MNYIEENKLLSKRERGNDLEEDKLSNKRKRNHKEAKESVLQTGDIINLSHLLFTKDRDYLITCHHRNTNKLVKIKAKDLGGKFILLHFMHLDNYDFTWSWKAPVATLKDMYIKLHPKGDFQIVFVALRNNLAIPSETRQILGHIFSLMPPCPAIPLSDQTSIRRLERMFGIRDARHIGPLSFIIDPSGVVLQSHATPLLISYGAAAYPFTNERIKFLESEDSLLRTQPRSVEKLLSSPDRDYLINNKGNQVPLHNLDDKVVGLYFCPCLDGLRTTRKLEMVYHELSQKMEKFEIVLIYAHGWCEHEETCSLIDEDSFLHELKTMPWLALPFEDTNCIKKLQRLFQYPQGLDWPRPDARMVIIGPHGEFLEPLGTHILSTYGSPAYPFTLLSAVNLELERAKKVKPEMLWELDAVFTRSIGSHIRFSQFVGRKIIVLYETYETDKWVTTNTLRELKARYLEMKGTDDEFEVIHIFCDEKFSTRIKAPVPWLMHPPFDKNTFADKFMCSVFGNESGLLAFDADGSVVRVTAFPQFGDNRSFPFYHNGNMEDEVLLDVKEKIAGRLELVYGSDMRFDDYE; encoded by the exons ATGAATTATATTGAGGaaaataaattattatctaaAAGGGAGAGGGGCAACGATTTGGAGGAGGATAAATTATCAAATAAGAGGAAGAGAAACCATAAGGAGGCAAAAGAGAGCGTTCTTCAAACGGGTGATATTATTAATTTATCGCACCTTCTTTTCACCAAAGACAGGGATTATCTCATCACTTGCCACCACCGGAATACCAACAAACTG GTCAAGATCAAGGCCAAGGATCTTGGGGGTAAGTTTATTCTTCTACATTTTATGCATTTAGACAATTATGATTTTACTTGGAGTTGGAAAGCACCAGTAGCAACCCTCAAGGATATGTACATTAAGCTACACCCCAAAGGCGATTTTCAGATAGTCTTTGTTGCACttagaaataatcttgccattCCTTCTGAAACTCGTCAAATTCTTGGACATATATTTTCTTTGATGCCGCCATGCCCTGCCATCCCCTTGTCAGATCAAACGTCCATTCGACGCCTGGAAAGAATGTTTGGTATCCGCGATGCCAGGCATATCGGCCCTCTCTCATTTATCATTGACCCCTCAGGTGTGGTTTTGCAGTCTCATGCCACCCCTTTGCTTATTAGCTACGGAGCTGCTGCCTATCCTTTTACCAATGAAAGAATAAAATTCCTCGAGTCTGAAGATAGTCTATTACGAACTCAGCCTCGTTCTGTTGAAAAACTCTTGTCCTCTCCTGACCGTGATTATCTCATCAACAACAAAGGAAATCAG GTACCTCTTCATAATCTTGATGATAAGGTGGTAGGTTTATATTTTTGTCCATGTCTAGATGGACTAAGAACCACTAGGAAGCTGGAGATGGTTTATCACGAGTTGTCCCAAAAAATGGAAAAGTTTGAGATTGTTCTCATTTATGCACATGGCTGGTGTGAGCATGAGGAAACTTGTTCCCTTATAGATGAAGATTCCTTCTTGCATGAACTTAAGACAATGCCATGGCTGGCGCTTCCATTTGAAGACACAAATTGTATTAAGAAGTTGCAGAGACTCTTCCAATATCCCCAAGGTCTGGACTGGCCGAGGCCAGATGCAAGGATGGTGATCATCGGTCCTCATGGAGAATTTTTAGAACCGCTGGGCACTCACATATTGTCGACGTATGGTTCTCCAGCGTACCCATTCACCTTACTCAGTGCTGTCAATTTAGAGCTTGAAAGGGCAAAGAAAGTGAAGCCGGAGATGTTATGGGAACTAGACGCAGTATTCACACGAAGTATTGGGTCCCATATTCGATTTTCCCAATTTGTTGGAAGGAAAATCATAGTCTTATATGAGACTTATGAGACTGACAAATGGGTAACCACTAATACATTGAGGGAGCTGAAAGCAAGGTATTTAGAGATGAAGGGTACCGATGACGAGTTTGAAGTGATCCACATCTTCTGTGATGAGAAGTTTTCTACGCGCATCAAAGCACCCGTGCCATGGTTGATGCATCCTCCTTTTGACAAGAACACGTTTGCAGACAAATTTATGTGTTCTGTTTTTGGTAATGAAAGTGGACTTCTTGCATTTGATGCTGACGGGTCGGTTGTCAGAGTGACAGCATTCCCGCAATTTGGTGACAACAGGTCTTTTCCCTTCTATCACAATGGGAATATGGAAGACGAGGTCTTGCTGGATGTGAAGGAGAAAATTGCAGGTAGGTTAGAGTTAGTGTATGGGTCTGACATGCGCTTTGATGATTATGAGTAA